One Spinacia oleracea cultivar Varoflay chromosome 4, BTI_SOV_V1, whole genome shotgun sequence DNA segment encodes these proteins:
- the LOC110796714 gene encoding cell wall / vacuolar inhibitor of fructosidase 2, translating into MIFTPKQLNKSQMDKLSNPLFLLVLLIFINSKIQVIQGDDEFIKKTCNNTQYSDLCISSLKSYPLSSNSDLKGLAIIMVNVAMVNASETYAYLSSQLQVISSNISSNNRDTNMKKVYQLCASLYSYANESLNSTLQDLSLEDYDYATIEVMGASDYSNSCHNAFNRYHGMDYPMVLKVREDGFKHICAVILGIVDQLYSIDNHS; encoded by the coding sequence ATGATTTTCACTCCAAAACAACTAAACAAATCTCAAATGGATAAATTATCTAACCCTTTATTTCTACTTGTTTTGCTTATCTTCATCAATAGCAAAATACAAGTAATTCAAGGAGATGATGAATTCATCAAAAAAACATGTAACAACACTCAATATAGTGATCTATGCATCTCCTCCTTGAAATCATATCCTTTGAGCTCAAATTCAGATCTAAAAGGGCTAGCAATTATCATGGTGAATGTAGCAATGGTGAATGCATCAGAAACTTATGCTTATTTATCATCACAATTACAAGTGATTAGTAGTAATATTAGTAGTAATAATAGGGATACTAATATGAAAAAGGTATATCAATTATGTGCTTCTTTGTATTCTTATGCTAATGAATCTCTTAATTCTACATTACAAGATTTGTCTTTGGAAGATTATGATTATGCTACTATTGAAGTAATGGGTGCCTCTGATTATTCCAACTCTTGCCACAATGCATTTAATAGGTACCATGGTATGGATTATCCTATGGTGCTTAAGGTTAGAGAAGATGGGTTTAAGCATATTTGTGCTGTGATTTTAGGAATAGTTGATCAACTATATTCAATTGATAACCATTCTTAA
- the LOC110796715 gene encoding small ubiquitin-related modifier 1 produces MAIPPVEQINVQDSTTEIKLESSSSSSKSHVTLKIQGADDHDVYYRVKRDFPLHHMKLDFCNRLGVDYGVVRFVFGKTEVRGAKTPDDLKMKNGDSIISWVDKIGG; encoded by the coding sequence ATGGCAATTCCACCGGTTGAACAAATCAATGTTCAAGACTCAACCACAGAAATCAAACTcgaatcatcatcatcatcatcaaaatcTCATGTAACATTGAAGATTCAAGGAGCAGATGATCATGATGTTTACTACAGAGTGAAGCGTGATTTCCCATTACATCACATGAAACTCGATTTCTGCAATCGTCTTGGTGTTGATTATGGAGTTGTTCGTTTTGTTTTTGGAAAAACAGAGGTTCGAGGGGCTAAAACTCCTGATGATTTGAAGATGAAGAATGGTGATAGTATTATTTCTTGGGTTGACAAGATTGGGGGTTGA